The DNA window ACGGGGCGGCGGAGCTTCGCAGCAGGACGTCCAGGCGTTCCACATGACGGGAGACCAGGCGCTCGGCGGCCTCCCCGTCGCCCTCCCGCAGGGCGTCCAGGATGTCGGCGTGGTCGGAGAGGTTCAGCCGGACCCGCTCCGGCCGGGCCCGCATCACCTGCACCCCCATCCGCAGCTGGCGGTCGCGCAGCTGGTCGTAGAGGTGCTCCAGGATGCGGTTCCCGGCGGCGGCGACGATGGTGTGGTGGAAGGCGCGGTCGACCGCCGACGCCCCTTGCAGGTCGCCCGCCTCGACCAGGGCCCGCTGCTCCGCCAGCAGGTCGGCGAGGCGGCCCAGCAGCTCCGGGGAGGCCGGCAGCACCTTGCGTACGGCATATCGCTCGACCAGCAGCCGGGTCTCCACCACATCGGCGATCTCCTGCGCCGACACCGGCAGCACCAGGGCGCCCTTCTTGGGATAGAGCTTCAGCAGCCCCTCGGCCTCCAGCCGCAGCAGGGCCTCGCGGACGGGGGTGCGGGAGACGCCGACCGCCTCGGCGATCTCCCCTTCGACCAGCAGGGTGCCACCAGCGAAGGTCCGGTCGAGCACGGACTGCTTGACATAGCCGTAGACGCGGTCGGCTGCGGGAGGGGCTTTGGGATGCATGATGCATCCATCATAGATGCAACAGCTTCCCCGGTCTGCGTCACCTCAGGACGGTCCAGCGCACGGTTCTGGTCATCCAGCGGTCGCGGAACTCCTCGTCACGCACCCGGTCGGTGGTGTCCCGCACCGTCGCGGTGACCGTCACCGGCCGCCCGCCGGGCAGCCCCGGCCCCCGCAGCCCCAGCCCTGCCAGGTCCAGCTGCGCCAGGTCCAGCCAGGTGCCGTCCGCCGACCCGGGCCGCACCGGGTGCCCGTCCACCTGCCAGCTGATCCGCAGCTGCCGGTCGCCGACCAGCGGCACCGGCCGCACCCGCAGCAGGGGACGCCCGGAGACCTCCCCGGCGGCCGGCCTGACCCCGTCCAGCGGATCGACCCGCCGGTACAGCGCCTCGATGATCGCCTCCTGCGACGGCGGGTTGTAGTCGCCGCCGAGCGTCCGCATCACCGAGTCCCGGGTCGGCCGGAAGAGCCCGTTGCCTCCTCGGTACGCCCCCACCACACCTCCGTCCGGGGACGCCGCGCCCAGCCAGCGCCACCACTTGGTGCGGCCGCGCCGCATGGCCTCCTCGTCATCGGTGGAGAGGTTGGGGTAGCCCGCGTCGGCCGGGGCGCTGTCGTACTCGTCCCCCAGGTCGCCCAGGGTGTGGCCCATCTCGTGCTGGATGATCCGACTCGCTTCGGGGCTGCCGCCCGACAGCGTGGTGACCCCCGCGCCGCCCGCACCCCCGTAGCGGGTGGAGTTGGCAATCGCGATCACATAGTGCGGGCCGGGCACCGGCCCGGCCAGCCGCTCGGCCTCGTCCTCGTCCACACAGAGCAGCCGGGCGGTGCCGTCGCACCAGAAGTGCATCCGCAGCGGCGAGGGCACCGCCCGCGTGGCCGCCCGCTGCTCGCGGATGCCC is part of the Peterkaempfera bronchialis genome and encodes:
- a CDS encoding GntR family transcriptional regulator, with protein sequence MHPKAPPAADRVYGYVKQSVLDRTFAGGTLLVEGEIAEAVGVSRTPVREALLRLEAEGLLKLYPKKGALVLPVSAQEIADVVETRLLVERYAVRKVLPASPELLGRLADLLAEQRALVEAGDLQGASAVDRAFHHTIVAAAGNRILEHLYDQLRDRQLRMGVQVMRARPERVRLNLSDHADILDALREGDGEAAERLVSRHVERLDVLLRSSAAP
- a CDS encoding M64 family metallopeptidase, whose translation is MPGSAGRQGRARAVLALLAVVALPVLLIGAEPLRPFGAAVRSPEPGSGRLVPPPTRGGEGDQGEGGGPGVDIRRTGDPRNRITLVLLGDGYTAGQLGLFREESDQAWRALMQIEPFRTYQRFFNIRRVEVVSPVPGIREQRAATRAVPSPLRMHFWCDGTARLLCVDEDEAERLAGPVPGPHYVIAIANSTRYGGAGGAGVTTLSGGSPEASRIIQHEMGHTLGDLGDEYDSAPADAGYPNLSTDDEEAMRRGRTKWWRWLGAASPDGGVVGAYRGGNGLFRPTRDSVMRTLGGDYNPPSQEAIIEALYRRVDPLDGVRPAAGEVSGRPLLRVRPVPLVGDRQLRISWQVDGHPVRPGSADGTWLDLAQLDLAGLGLRGPGLPGGRPVTVTATVRDTTDRVRDEEFRDRWMTRTVRWTVLR